One segment of Alnus glutinosa chromosome 2, dhAlnGlut1.1, whole genome shotgun sequence DNA contains the following:
- the LOC133860485 gene encoding uncharacterized protein LOC133860485 → MEATSLFSSVLPPPLPFSLGKTECKKMRFLHGKRSSGAMVFAAKRDDDRGCSVDESMIILRKRIHEMKMIERNYEPPEEWTEWEKRYYTCYDEYICQVVGLLQSYLMNTRPSVSLGMLALITMSIPASTVMIVLRLMEGANGVLSAVHHG, encoded by the coding sequence ATGGAAGCAACTTCTCTATTTTCCTCAGTACTCCCTCCTCCTCTGCCATTTTCCCTGGGAAAAACAGAGTGCAAGAAAATGAGATTCTTGCATGGGAAAAGATCAAGCGGCGCCATGGTTTTTGCTGCTAAAAGAGACGACGATAGAGGATGCTCGGTGGATGAAAGCATGATCATCTTGAGGAAACGAATTCATGAGATGAAGATGATTGAGAGGAATTATGAGCCGCCGGAGGAATGGACGGAATGGGAGAAGAGATATTACACGTGCTATGATGAATATATTTGTCAAGTAGTGGGGTTATTACAATCGTATTTGATGAACACTAGGCCTAGCGTCTCTCTTGGGATGCTTGCACTCATCACCATGAGTATCCCGGCGTCGACGGTCATGATTGTGCTTCGCTTGATGGAGGGGGCTAACGGGGTCCTCTCTGCCGTTCATCACGGTTGA
- the LOC133861194 gene encoding uncharacterized protein LOC133861194, with the protein MALALPHSQARLLLSSQSPPVVPLFRRIRMSKTSVDSPPIRAIRCSAKPNDQVTLRTCKNCKTQYDPALNHPRACSFHTAHFGGETMRKFESVYSGGTMDTPGSGKVLQYWHCCGSEDPFDPGCTAAPHSSYDD; encoded by the exons ATGGCTCTAGCTCTTCCTCATTCACAGGCTCGCTTGCTACTCTCCTCTCAAAGCCCACCGGTCGTTCCTCTATTCCGGCGAATACGAATGTCGAAGACGAGCGTTGATTCGCCGCCGATCCGCGCAATCCGATGCTCGGCGAAACCGAATGACCAAGTTACCCTGAGAACGTGCAAGAATTGCAAGACCCAGTACGACCCCGCCCTCAATCACCCCCGCGCCTGCAGCTTCCACACTGCTCACTTTGGGG GAGAAACAATGAGGAAGTTTGAGAGTGTATATTCAGGAGGCACCATGGATACTCCTGGCTCCGGCAAAGTTCTTCAATATTGGCATTGCTGTGGGTCTGAAGATCCCTTTGATCCTGGATGTACAGCAGCTCCCCATTCCTCCTATGATGATTGA
- the LOC133859338 gene encoding large ribosomal subunit protein uL22c-like: MALLLPHPLARLPFFHQTPRMAPPLHRAPTSETGVGSLRFSAIRFPAKPSDQVTVKTCWGSKTQYGPVLIRATASGSQAAESEGMVTTKNRKQGSSAEAYAIGRHIHMSANKVRRVIDQIRGRSYEESLMILELMPYRACDPILKLVYSAAANASNNLGLDQASLIVSKAYVNEGVTRKKPRPQARGRAYAVRRRTCHITVAMKDSSV; this comes from the exons ATGGCTCTCTTGCTTCCTCACCCGCTGGCTCGCTTGCCGTTCTTCCATCAAACCCCACGGATGGCTCCGCCATTGCACCGAGCTCCCACGTCGGAGACGGGCGTAGGGTCGCTGAGATTCTCGGCCATTCGCTTCCCGGCAAAGCCTAGTGACCAAGTAACCGTCAAAACTTGCTGGGGTTCCAAAACCCAATACGGCCCTGTGCTCATTCGCGCTACCGCTAGCGGCTCTCAGGCTGCTGAATCTGAAG GGATGGTGACAACCAAGAACAGAAAGCAGGGCAGTTCTGCAGAAGCATATGCAATTGGTCGCCACATACATATGTCTGCTAACAAAGTACGAAGGGTAATCGATCAGATACGGGGACGTTCCTACGAGGAATCACTTATGATACTAGAACTCATGCCTTACCGAGCATGTGATCCGATTCTGAAATTAGTTTATTCTGCAGCAGCAAATGCTAGTAACAACTTGGGTTTGGACCAAGCGAGCCTAATTGTTAGTAAAGCTTATGTTAATGAGGGTGTCACCAGGAAAAAGCCTAGACCTCAAGCTCGAGGAAGAGCTTATGCGGTAAGGAGGCGCACTTGTCATATAACCGTTGCAATGAAAGATTCAAGCGTGTAA
- the LOC133859339 gene encoding uncharacterized protein LOC133859339: MAKSNNKEEPSTAPQPERWYNLALGPSFKDHHSSSKFCTLRYEFKPASIDKNQSGSLHKNKDNRVTVEFHNNQHGKPKVSFEGISEDYKENDAVLFFDGQNFRLERLHRAVKRLRHVRLPGESTAAATSAPTALVGATAESYSPPLDKEAKVQSLNKGMVHQVSAEYEQIDVGNSESLAVKAKNEKEVDYPPSHPNPSTSSPDSTDFELEEHLDIVNDDDDDGCGTAEKENITKLEFNSVFDINLPHPADMDDEIAEVDVSDDETDNGPNAAEALRAQVNAEAREEQTSSASSSSRSDSSGSRSGSDSSSTDSESSDGNSVNSI, encoded by the exons ATGGCAAAGAGCAACAACAAAGAGGAGCCCAGCACTGCTCCACAGCCAGAGAGGTGGTACAACCTAGCCTTAGGACCTTCTTTCAAGGATCACCATTCCTCTTCCAAGTTCTGCACTTTACGTT ATGAATTTAAACCAGCTTCAATTGATAAGAACCAATCCGGGTCACTCCATAAGAACAAGGACAACAGAGTTACAGTGGAATTTCACAATAACCAACATGGGAAGCCCAAAGTTAGCTTTGAAGGTATCAGTGAGGATTACAAGGAGAATGATGCGGTCTTGTTCTTTGACGGTCAGAACTTTCGGTTGGAGCGGTTGCACAGAGCAGTGAAGCGGCTGAGGCATGTTCGGTTGCCTGGTGAGTCCACAGCTGCAGCTACCTCAGCTCCAACTGCTTTGGTTGGAGCAACTGCAGAATCTTATTCACCACCACTGGATAAAGAGGCAAAAGTTCAGTCTTTGAACAAAGGCATGGTTCATCAAGTATCG GCTGAGTATGAACAAATTGATGTTGGCAACTCAGAGAGCTTAg CTGTGAAAGCTAAAAATGAGAAGGAAGTGGATTATCCACCTTCACATCCAAATCCATCAACTTCATCACCAGACTCCACGGATTTTGAACTGGAGGAACATTTAGATATAgtcaatgatgatgatgacgatggTTGTGGAACAGCTGAGAAAGAAAATATTACTAAACTTGAATTCAACTCGGTTTTTGATATTAACTTACCACATCCAGCTGACATGGACGATGAGATTGCTGAAGTAGACGTCAGTGATGATGAAACAGATAACGGCCCCAATGCTGCTGAAGCCCTTAGAGCTCAGGTGAATGCTGAGGCGAGAGAGGAACAGACTTCAAGCGCCAGCAGTAGCAGTCGGAGTGACAGTAGTGGGAGTAGAAGCGGAAGCGATAGTAGCAGCACTGATAGTGAAAGCAGTGATGGTAACTCTGTCAACTCTATCTAG
- the LOC133859341 gene encoding ATP-dependent Clp protease proteolytic subunit 3, chloroplastic, with protein MEMGLTCAASPSGSLCLNHGVLHPPFPIVAIKRNSSGLSNSSGSGKRIRRKPVSTIKALNGSSSKQTLSSNWDVSQDYSASSPPWRPRLEELDTANTLLRQRIIFLGSQVDDMTADLIISQLLFLDAEDPKKDIKLFINSPGGSVTAGMGIYDAMKLCKADVSTVCLGLAASMGAFILASGTKGKRFCMPNARVMIHQPLGTAGGKATDMGIRIREMVYHKIKLNKILSRITGKPLEQIEVDTDRDNFMNPWEAKEYGLVDVVIDDGKPGLVAPIGDATPPPKTRVWDLWKVEGSRKAKKNLPSEHKILQNGYGAGQGGDGEIGSEQEKQAPTPV; from the exons ATGGAGATGGGTTTAACGTGTGCAGCCTCACCTTCAGGGTCTCTGTGCCTCAACCATGGCGTTTTACACCCACCGTTCCCTATTGTAGCCATTAAGAGGAACAGTTCAGGTCTTAGTAATAGTAGTGGTAGTGgcaaaagaataagaagaaaaccTGTGTCTACAATTAAGGCTTTGAATGGCTCGTCTTCGAAGCAGACCTTATCGAGCAACTGGGACGTTTCCCAAGATTACTCTGCAAGTTCACCTCCATGGCGGCCCAGGTTGGAGGAGCTCGACACCGCCAACACGTTGCTCCGCCAGAGAATTATATTCTTGGGGTCGCAG GTGGATGACATGACGGCAGATTTGATCATAAGCCAGCTTTTATTTCTGGATGCTGAAGACCCAAAGAAAGACattaaattgtttattaattcACCTGGCGGTTCTGTCACTGCTG GAATGGGAATATATGATGCAATGAAATTGTGTAAGGCAGATGTTTCAACTGTTTGCCTGGGGCTTGCTGCATCTATGGGTGCCTTTATCCTTGCTTCTGGTACAAAAGGGAAGAGGTTCTGCATGCCAAATGCGAGGGTGATGATCCATCAACCACTTGGAACTGCTGGGGGCAAA GCAACAGATATGGGTATACGAATCAGAGAAATGGTATATCACAAGATTAAGCTGAACAAAATACTGTCAAGAATCACagggaagcctttagagcag ATTGAAGTGGACACAGACCGTGATAATTTCATGAATCCTTGGGAAGCTAAGGAATATGGACTGGTTGATGTGGTTATTGACGATGGCAAGCCAGGATTAGTTGCACCCATCGGAGATGCAACACCTCCACCCAAGACTCGGGTATGGGATCTATGGAAAGTTGAGGGTAGTAGGAAAGCAAAGAAGAATCTGCCTTCAGAGCATAAGATTTTACAGAATGGATATGGAGCGGGTCAAGGAGGTGATGGGGAGATAGGCAGTGAACAAGAGAAGCAAGCACCTACTCCTGTATGA